From the genome of Chitinivibrionales bacterium, one region includes:
- a CDS encoding slipin family protein, translated as MVSHMLIWVVLIAVLFIVVVPQAVRVLREYERAVIFRLGRLKRAKGPGLIWLWPIIDRMVKVDLRVVTIDVPKQEMMTHDNVPVSVDAVVYFRVINPIDAIIKVEYFYKATSLIAQTTLRSVIGQAELDELLAQREKINQRLQEIIDRQTEPWGVKVTTVEVKDVMLPEAMKRAMAGQAESERERRAKIINSEGEFQAAEKLVQAGAMIASQPMALQLRYLQTMREISAEHSTVAILPLPIELFSPFIKKDGKA; from the coding sequence ATGGTGTCGCACATGTTGATTTGGGTGGTGCTCATTGCCGTGCTGTTCATCGTGGTGGTGCCGCAGGCGGTGCGCGTGCTGCGCGAGTACGAGCGCGCCGTGATTTTCCGGCTGGGGAGGCTCAAGAGGGCCAAGGGGCCCGGACTTATATGGCTCTGGCCCATCATCGACCGCATGGTGAAGGTGGACCTGCGCGTGGTCACCATCGACGTGCCCAAGCAGGAGATGATGACCCACGACAACGTGCCGGTGAGCGTCGACGCGGTGGTTTACTTCCGCGTCATCAATCCCATCGACGCCATCATCAAGGTGGAGTATTTCTACAAGGCCACGTCGCTCATCGCGCAGACCACGCTGCGGAGCGTGATCGGCCAGGCCGAGCTCGACGAGCTGCTCGCGCAGCGCGAAAAGATCAACCAGCGGCTCCAGGAGATCATCGACCGCCAGACCGAGCCGTGGGGCGTCAAGGTCACCACCGTCGAGGTGAAGGACGTGATGCTGCCCGAGGCCATGAAGCGCGCCATGGCCGGCCAGGCCGAGAGCGAGCGCGAGCGCCGCGCAAAGATCATCAATTCCGAGGGCGAGTTCCAGGCAGCGGAAAAACTCGTGCAGGCGGGCGCCATGATCGCGTCCCAGCCCATGGCGCTGCAGCTGCGCTACCTTCAGACCATGCGCGAGATTTCAGCCGAACACAGCACGGTGGCGATCCTGCCGCTGCCCATAGAGCTTTTTTCGCCGTTCATTAAGAAGGACGGGAAAGCATAG